A window from Listeria seeligeri serovar 1/2b str. SLCC3954 encodes these proteins:
- a CDS encoding cysteine desulfurase family protein — protein sequence MIYFDNSATTKPNNAVLETYTKVASTYFANPSSLHRFGAKSKELLDASRKQIATMLKVLPEEVIFTSGGTEGNNLAIKGLAYSYQNRGKHIITSSIEHPSVRLVMEELAEAGFRITYLNVDKNGVIMLSELERALTEETILVSIMGVNNEVGSIQPLHEIGQLLAGREHTFFHVDFVQGIGKIPVMIKDHSIDLLTVSGHKFHALRGTGVLFKRKNVHLLPEMSGGGQEMGYRSGTENLAGAVALAKALRLTLEQEQQQAKLIAIRDFLLSEIADMPDMTVHTKKAVAAPHIVCFSAKGHRGEILVHALEKEDIYISTTSACSSKQKLASSTLKAMGVTDEEATGAVRVSLSYENRMSEAEIFIQKLQEIIENLNKVVK from the coding sequence ATGATTTATTTCGATAACAGCGCGACAACTAAGCCAAATAATGCCGTGCTTGAAACATATACGAAGGTTGCAAGTACTTATTTTGCCAATCCTTCTTCGCTACATCGTTTTGGTGCCAAGTCAAAAGAATTACTGGATGCCTCAAGAAAGCAAATTGCCACGATGTTAAAAGTTTTACCAGAAGAAGTGATTTTTACATCTGGCGGTACCGAGGGAAATAACTTGGCAATCAAAGGACTTGCTTATAGTTATCAAAACCGTGGCAAACACATTATTACCTCTAGCATCGAGCATCCATCTGTTCGACTTGTGATGGAAGAACTCGCCGAAGCTGGCTTTAGAATAACTTATTTAAATGTCGATAAAAACGGCGTCATTATGCTAAGTGAATTAGAGCGGGCGCTTACAGAAGAAACCATTTTAGTGTCGATTATGGGTGTGAATAATGAAGTAGGGAGCATTCAACCACTTCATGAAATCGGTCAATTACTAGCTGGACGAGAACATACTTTTTTTCATGTGGATTTTGTTCAAGGTATTGGTAAAATTCCGGTAATGATAAAGGACCATTCAATCGACTTGCTTACAGTTTCTGGCCATAAATTTCATGCTTTACGGGGAACGGGCGTACTTTTTAAACGAAAAAACGTCCATTTGCTTCCCGAGATGAGTGGCGGAGGTCAGGAGATGGGTTACCGGAGTGGGACGGAAAACTTAGCTGGAGCCGTAGCACTGGCGAAAGCACTTCGACTAACATTAGAACAGGAGCAACAACAAGCTAAATTAATTGCCATTCGAGATTTTTTGTTGAGTGAGATTGCGGACATGCCGGATATGACTGTTCATACTAAAAAAGCAGTTGCTGCACCTCATATCGTGTGTTTTTCTGCTAAAGGGCACCGTGGAGAAATTCTCGTCCATGCCCTTGAAAAAGAAGATATTTACATTTCCACAACAAGTGCTTGCTCCTCTAAACAAAAATTAGCGAGTAGTACGTTAAAAGCGATGGGTGTAACAGATGAAGAAGCAACAGGCGCGGTCAGAGTGAGTTTATCATATGAAAATCGCATGTCTGAGGCAGAAATTTTTATTCAAAAACTGCAAGAAATTATTGAAAATCTAAATAAAGTGGTGAAATAA